CTTTCTCTCTACTGTTTTATTAACTTTTGAATGAAGCTTTTGGCTACACAAAATCGTTTCGCCAATTCCCGTTGCGATATTTCTTCATTCTCATACACTTGGATTATTTTTTCCCGCAAGTCCAGTGAGTAGGCTTTCATCTTCACACCCTCAACAGCTCCCCATTACTGTACCTCTGTTATTCGAGAAACGCTATAAATTAATGTCGTTAAACTTTTAAATCGATATAATTCTCATTTCACCTATGTCGTAGCGATAAAGGTTCTCTTGGGACAACAGCACTTTGGACTTATCGCTTAAGGGAACAAGATTGACACAGAGCGTTTGTCACTAAGAAGTTTTTGCGACGTAACCATAAAGTCTAGACTATTAAAAACCCTTAGACGAATAGGATGCGTCATGCCGATCTATCGCTCCAAAACCTCCACCCAGGGACGTAATATGGCCGGTGTCCGCGCTCTCTGGCGCGCCACCGGAATGCACACTGAGGATTTTGAGAAGCCAATCATTGCAGTTGCCAACTCCTTATAGTCTGCCCTCGCGCGAGATCATCGCCGATTCAGTCGAGTACATGGTCAATGCCCATCGTGCCGAGCCCCTGGGAGCTGGCATACTATTTTGAGTGGCTCGAAACTTTCTTTTCTATTCTATTACTGTCCTCACCTTAACGTGTAGTGCTATTAACAGGTTAGAGCGGCAACTAATTGTTGAATATGTATCGGCTCATGGGTTGCCATTAATGTGATCCGAATTCTACTCGTGGGAACAGTGGGAGGGCGAATAGTGCCGGCAAAAATTCCCCTTTCTTTCAAGTATTTTCCAGTAGAGAGCGCTTCTTGGGCATCTTTCACCGGCACACACACAATAGGAGACTCTTGAAATAGCGGAACAATCCCAACTGCTTTGAGCAACTGTTGCAAATCAGCCACATTTTGCCATAACCGGCTGCGGCGTTCCGGTTCTTGTTGGACAATAGCAATCGCTGCTAATGCGGCTGCTGTGTCTGCCGGCGATAGTCCGGTTGTATAAATCCAGCTCGGTGCGCGATTTCGCAAAAAGTCTATCAAAGCTGCAGAACCGGCAATATATCCACCTAAACTGCCCAAGGCTTTGCTGAGGGTGCCCATTTGAATCAGCGATCGCCCTGTGCAGCCAAAATGTTCAACACAACCGGCACCCCTTGTTCCGAAAACGCCGGTGCCATGCGCTTCATCCACCAGCAGCATCGAGCTAAACGCTTCAGCCACTTCCAAAAGCTGCGGTAATTGACAAATATCCCCGTCCATACTGAAAACGCTGTCCGTAAGAATCAGGCAGCGTCGGTGAAGTTGCCGGTGTTGATTGAGTTGATTTTTTAAATCTTCAATATCATTGTGCCGATACTCCAAAACCGTTGCACCACTCAAAATCGCCCCATTTTTCAGGCTGGAGTGATTGTATTGATCGCCCAGAATCAAGTCGCGTTTGCCAACTAAAGCAGTGATCGCCCCCAAATTTGCCAGATAACCGGAACTGAAAACGAGGGCATCTTCGGTTTGCTTCAACTCGGCAATTGCAGATTCTAGCTGCCGGTGCAATTCCCGATGCCCCGTAATTAATCGAGAGCCGGTGCTGCCGGTGCCGTATTCTTGTGTAGCATTAATTGCGGCTTGAATTAAGCGCGGATCACCGGCAAGTCCGAGATAATCATTGCCGGCAAAGTTGATTACCTCACGCCCTTCTAGCAAAACAGTTGCACCGGGGCGGTTTTCAATTGTTTGCACAGAACGATACCAGCCGGCGCGATGAATCGTCGCCAAAGATTGTTCTATCCAAGCATAAGGATCTGTTGCCACGCTTGCAATTTAAGGCTCGTTATCAATGACTTTCTCAATTCTTTCTCGTTTATCAATTTTGAGAATCGGTTTGGTGGGAGGAATCACCATTCCCATACCAAATGCCACATCTGGCAACTGATAAGCGTGGTATTCTCCAGGCGGAAATACCTGATTAGGAGTAAAACAATACTGTTTTAGATAAACAATTTGATTGGGTTCACAAGCCGATCGGTTTAAAACCGGCTGAACTTCTTGCGGAATATAAAATGCTTCTGGGGGAATGATTGGTTCCTGATGTCCATCACCCGGAACACTGTGAAACTCTCCACCTCCAAAGCCGGATTCACTCATAATTTTAATTGGGGACTATTTTGACTCCCTCAATCTAGCTTTGAAAAATCTCTCGCCGGCAGCTTTTGTTATAAAAAGTTAATCATCTGCCGGTGAGAAATCGCGTCTTGCTAAAACTAAGTTCTAGCGCAGGGGAATGCTCTCAAAATTTAACTCACTGCCCGGTATGCGGTTATTAAAAGCTGGTGCCGGTGGCTGGGAAAAAATAGAACTGTTGTAGGGGTTCGGCAAATCTGGTGTGCGAATAATGGGATCGCTAGACACCTGCTGATTCAACACATCTAAATAAAGATTGTGAACCTCTCTGCCATCGCGGTTCATTTCGTTTTCCACAAAAGAATTTCTATACAGCGTACCTTGACCAAATAGAAAGTCTATTTGACGCCCGATGCCGCGATTTTGAAAGAAAGGTTTATCGTTATCATAAAAAGTCCGCATAAATGCTTCTTGAACAGTTGTCTGTCCGCTTTCTTGAGCATTTGAGGGCATTGCTTCAGTAATGATTGCACTCGCAACACTCAGCGAAGAGATTGTCGCCAACAGCCCTATCCAATTTTGCAGCCGCACGCCCATAAGACTCCTCCTCAATTTTTCTCACTCCTCAATATTAAACGCATCTCGTGGCAAAATGGCTGAATACTTAATGTTGTGTGTTGATTAATGAGCGATCTTTGCGTGGCTACTGCCGATTTAACAACGCTGCGCCGGCAACTTTTGGATTTATTCTGTGAGCTGGCTTATCAAGAAGGAGACTTTGTGCTTTCTTCGGGGCAGCCTAGCTCTTATTACATTAATGGTAAGCTCGTGACACTGCACGCCGAAGGTGCCTTAGCGACGGGTCGTTTGCTGCTGTCTATGCTGCCGGCAGATACGCAAGCCGTTGCCGGTTTGACATTGGGTGCCGATCCGATTGTAACGGCGGTGAGCGTTGTTTCTGCCTATGAAAGTCGGCCTATCCCAGCCCTAATTATCCGGAAAGAAGCGAAGGGACATGGGACAAAAGCCTATATTGAAGGGCCGGCTTTGCCAGAGGGGGCGAAGGTTGTCGTTTTGGAAGATGTTGTGACAACCGGCGCATCGGCAATGAAAGCCGTTGAGCGGCTGCGGGATGCCGGTTACAGTGTTGATTCCGTCATTTCGTTAATAGATCGGCTCCAAGGCGGTGCGGAACTATATGAGCAAGCGGGATTAAAATTTGAAGCCGTGTTTACCATTGAGGCAATTCAGAGCCGGTGGAAGCAACTGCAAACTTAAATTTAACTGGAGTTTAACGCTTAAGCACTAGACCTTTTGCACAATCAAGGTAATGTCCGCACCAAGGACAAATTTTGGCGTGAGGTGCTTTAGCGCGTCTAATTTTCCCCAGCTCGAATTGATTGCCGGTGTCGAAGAACTGCTTTAAAAAGCAGCAGACATCTACATTGGTAAGAATTTGGGACAGGCGAATGGAGGTGCGACTCCAAGAGGCTTCTATACATAGGAAGGTGTTGGCACTGTCTTATGTATATCCAGGGGGAGACGGGCTACAGGCAAAGACCGACGAGGGTTATAAGTTGGCGGCAAGGATTGCCGAGAGCAAGCCCCAGGCTTGGCGGGAGTGGATGCAGTGGAAGGGCATTCTTGGTACTATACTGATCAGGCTTAATCCCTACAGCTATTTTGTCCATAAAATTAAATTAAGTATAAATGCTTATTTTGTTAGAGGTTCAAGCTCTGATCGACTGACTGAACCGTGATTAGATACAAGCGAACAAAACACGGCAAGAGGACTGAACTTAGCCAGGCAGAGGTTGTCACTTTTTCCAGAAAACGAGATAACGAGATACTGATCCAGTTTTTTGGTGGGCTGAACGATATAGGAGAAGGAGGAAGTAAGGATGAATAGTGAACTCCAAAATATCGATGTCATTGAAACAGATGAGGATACTGCTGAAGAGGATAGTGGTGATAGTGGGGGATTGTATCCTTACGATCCAACGGAAGCCGATATTGATATTAGAGATGAGCCTCACACTATTTTTGAGTTATTGAGGAAATATGACAGTGACAAGCTTATTATCGATCCAGATTTTCAACGCAATGTAGTTTGGGAATTAGACAAAAAAAGTAAATTTATTGAATCTGTTATCCTAAATTTCCCCCTTCCTCCCTGGTATTTAAATCAAACAAAAGAGGGGAAACTAATTATTGTAGACGGTCTACAGCGGACTACAGCTTTACATGAATTTGTTAACGATCAATTTAAGTTAAGTGGTTTAGAAGCATTAACTAAGTTGAATGGCTACACCTTTTCAGAACTTAAAGAACTACCTGGTGACTATCAAACAAGGATTGAAGATAAAAAACTTTACATATATCTTATTAAGCCCTCGGTTCCCGTTAAAGTTGTCTATGATATTTTCAATAGAGTTAACACAGGAGGAACTAAACTTGAACGTCAAGAAGTTAGAAACTGTATTTTTTCAGGAAAATCAACCAAGCTGCTAAAACAGTTATCAGAAAAAGAATATTTTATAAAGGCTATAGACAAGGGTGTTTCACCCAAAAGAATGAAGGATAGAGAAGTCATTTTGCGTTACTTGGCTTTTAAACTCTTTGATTATGAAAAAAATTATCAAGGTGATATGAGTGATTTTGTAGAGAGAGCTATGAAAAAAATTAATTTAATGGATGATCTAGAAATAGATCTATTAAAAAATGATTTTGAGCGAGTAATGAATTTAACTTTTGAATTTTTTGGTTCTAAAAATTTTCGTTTGCCCTCGGGGAAAAATAGGGGAAGAATAAATATCGCAATTTTTGAATCTGTGTGTTATTTTTTTTCTGGCAGGAGCGATAAGTTTTTACAACCTCACAAGAAGTCTATTCAAGATAACTTTATTAAATTGCTTGAAAATCCAGAATACTTTGACGCTATAAGGTATTCCACGAGTAGCAAATCTAAAGTTATTACCCGCTTTAAACTAGCACAAGATATTTTAGGAGACGTAGAAAATGCTAACTAAAATAGAGTTAAAAAACTTTAAGTGTTTTAAAGATAAAATACAGTTTCCTTTAACACAGATCAACCTGTTAACAGGCATAAATGGGCGTGGTAAGTCTACTCTTTTACAAGCTTTGCTTTTAATGCGACAATCTATTGAGCATAGGGAAGTTACAACCCAAATTGTGTTGAATGGAAGTTGTGTAAGACTGGGTAATTTTGTTGATGTTAGGAATAGTAGTATCTCAAGAGATGAACCCATTGTACTTAAATATTATTTCCATGAAATTGTTCATCCCAATAAAGTTATTCATAAAGGTATGGAATATTTATTAAGACCAAATTCAGATGATGATATGGTGGCAGAAATCAGCCAGATCAACTTGTGTAATAAATTTAATTTAGACAATTCTGTTACTACGGTACAGAGAAAGTATTTAAAAAAAGACAATACTAATGAATACTCAACTACTGAGAATGAATCAAAAAGATTGCGCGACTGTTCATTAAATAATTTAATACCTAATGATTCTAGCCCTACTTTAATAGAAGATGAGGAATTTTATTTGAATTCCTTAGATGAATCTTTCAATTTTAGTCATATGCACTACATTTCAGCCGATCGCATTGGCCCACAAGAATTTTATTTCAAGTCCACTTTAAAAAACTTTCCTAATGTAGGTGCAAAAGGCGAATTTACC
This sequence is a window from Microcoleus sp. FACHB-672. Protein-coding genes within it:
- the pyrE gene encoding orotate phosphoribosyltransferase codes for the protein MSDLCVATADLTTLRRQLLDLFCELAYQEGDFVLSSGQPSSYYINGKLVTLHAEGALATGRLLLSMLPADTQAVAGLTLGADPIVTAVSVVSAYESRPIPALIIRKEAKGHGTKAYIEGPALPEGAKVVVLEDVVTTGASAMKAVERLRDAGYSVDSVISLIDRLQGGAELYEQAGLKFEAVFTIEAIQSRWKQLQT
- the bioF gene encoding 8-amino-7-oxononanoate synthase, producing the protein MATDPYAWIEQSLATIHRAGWYRSVQTIENRPGATVLLEGREVINFAGNDYLGLAGDPRLIQAAINATQEYGTGSTGSRLITGHRELHRQLESAIAELKQTEDALVFSSGYLANLGAITALVGKRDLILGDQYNHSSLKNGAILSGATVLEYRHNDIEDLKNQLNQHRQLHRRCLILTDSVFSMDGDICQLPQLLEVAEAFSSMLLVDEAHGTGVFGTRGAGCVEHFGCTGRSLIQMGTLSKALGSLGGYIAGSAALIDFLRNRAPSWIYTTGLSPADTAAALAAIAIVQQEPERRSRLWQNVADLQQLLKAVGIVPLFQESPIVCVPVKDAQEALSTGKYLKERGIFAGTIRPPTVPTSRIRITLMATHEPIHIQQLVAALTC
- a CDS encoding DUF262 domain-containing protein — protein: MNSELQNIDVIETDEDTAEEDSGDSGGLYPYDPTEADIDIRDEPHTIFELLRKYDSDKLIIDPDFQRNVVWELDKKSKFIESVILNFPLPPWYLNQTKEGKLIIVDGLQRTTALHEFVNDQFKLSGLEALTKLNGYTFSELKELPGDYQTRIEDKKLYIYLIKPSVPVKVVYDIFNRVNTGGTKLERQEVRNCIFSGKSTKLLKQLSEKEYFIKAIDKGVSPKRMKDREVILRYLAFKLFDYEKNYQGDMSDFVERAMKKINLMDDLEIDLLKNDFERVMNLTFEFFGSKNFRLPSGKNRGRINIAIFESVCYFFSGRSDKFLQPHKKSIQDNFIKLLENPEYFDAIRYSTSSKSKVITRFKLAQDILGDVENAN
- a CDS encoding AAA family ATPase, whose translation is MLTKIELKNFKCFKDKIQFPLTQINLLTGINGRGKSTLLQALLLMRQSIEHREVTTQIVLNGSCVRLGNFVDVRNSSISRDEPIVLKYYFHEIVHPNKVIHKGMEYLLRPNSDDDMVAEISQINLCNKFNLDNSVTTVQRKYLKKDNTNEYSTTENESKRLRDCSLNNLIPNDSSPTLIEDEEFYLNSLDESFNFSHMHYISADRIGPQEFYFKSTLKNFPNVGAKGEFTVNLLYTKRNNLVNDMLCLKEDAKTLSNQTEEWLSYVFEGAKVQISESRSNILELLFNTNALKERYKPANVGFGYHCILPIIVSGLIARKGEILIVENPEAHLHPKAQSRLTHFLAKVSSCGVQVFIESHSDHILNALRIAVLDKIIDHENLNILYLQLNSEQQVVQIPVQPNGGIEEWPKGFFDQMDKDFERLFGI